A genome region from Apus apus isolate bApuApu2 chromosome 2, bApuApu2.pri.cur, whole genome shotgun sequence includes the following:
- the PRELID3A gene encoding PRELI domain containing protein 3A isoform X3: MKIWSSEHVFGHPWDTVIKAAMRKYPNPMNPCVVGVDVLDRSLDNQGRLHSHRLLSTEWGLPSIVKAILGTSRTLTYIEEHSVVDPVEKKMELCSTNITLTNLVSVDERLVYTPHPENPDKTVLTQEAIITVKGISLSSYLESLMANTISSNARKGWDAIEWIIQNSESALS; the protein is encoded by the exons ATGAAGATCTGGAGCTCGGAGCACGTGTTCGG ACACCCCTGGGATACAGTGATCAAAGCTGCTATGAGGAAGTACCCCAACCCAATGAATCCGTGTGTGGTAGGGGTAGATGTCCTGGACAGAAGCCTTGATAACCAGGGGAGGTTGCACAGTCACCGTCTTCTCAGCACAGAGTGGGGATTGCCAAGTATTGTAAAAGCG aTTTTAGGAACAAGCAGAACTTTGACTTACATTGAGGAACATTCTGTGGTAgatccagtggaaaaaaagatggagcTTTGCTCAACTAAT attaCTCTCACAAACTTGGTGTCTGTTGATGAGAGACTGGTTTACACACCTCATCCAGAAAACCCTGATAA AACTGTCCTAACTCAAGAAGCAATTATTACTGTTAAAGGCATTAGCTTGAGCAGTTATCTGGAAAGCTTAATGGCAAACACAATATCTTCTAATGCCAGAAAg